One Cryptomeria japonica chromosome 9, Sugi_1.0, whole genome shotgun sequence genomic window carries:
- the LOC131858225 gene encoding pathogenesis-related protein 1-like, which translates to MVAGSFSIEIESPVEAKRLWKATVDTHNLLPKQAPGLISGITLVQGDGGVGTIRHVNFTPANKDFSYMKEKVDLVDEANLVYGYSLVEGGMLGEKVASVSHKIKYTPKPGGNGGCITTFTCNYDSLPGVPQDEAKIEEIKANNTGLFKQVEEYLIANPTLYC; encoded by the exons atggTGGCAGGAAGTTTCAGCATTGAAATAGAGTCTCCAGTGGAGGCAAAAAGGCTGTGGAAAGCAACTGTGGACACCCACAACTTATTGCCAAAGCAAGCACCAGGCCTCATATCGGGCATCACACTTGTTCAAGGTGATGGAGGAGTTGGTACCATTCGACACGTTAATTTCACTCCTG CCAACAAAGATTTTAGCTATATGAAAGAGAAAGTGGACTTAGTTGACGAGGCCAACCTGGTTTATGGTTACAGCCTTGTGGAAGGAGGAATGTTGGGGGAAAAGGTAGCGTCAGTAAGCCACAAGATTAAATACACCCCTAAACCAGGGGGTAATGGTGGATGCATTACCACATTTACCTGCAACTACGATAGCCTACCTGGTGTTCCCCAGGATGAAGCCAAAATTGAGGAGATCAAGGCCAACAACACTGGTTTGTTCAAGCAGGTGGAGGAATATCTTATCGCCAATCCCACTTTATACTGCTAA